The following proteins are co-located in the Paenibacillus sp. JNUCC32 genome:
- a CDS encoding YkoP family protein, producing the protein MDLLQKSFKTIMQSTWMIWERFFSFISRFRSSHISRFGICTVMIKKHRGERIVCEDSTVIQDGDLVGELHLDNETVLKLIRAEGPDRAALKIARLGRKSMQQISRAYESQSEFSEVNALVGITLLHRGLTHGLGFEHQAMKPDLFQKLTTSYLRMLLSVMHPEGKSRIDRRTELLVPMKLIHTRSSLRKRFSMGDRRQPHEEGNAAFVSAAVEG; encoded by the coding sequence TTGGATCTGCTGCAAAAATCATTTAAAACCATCATGCAGAGCACATGGATGATATGGGAGCGCTTCTTCAGCTTTATTTCCAGATTCCGCAGCTCGCATATCTCGCGCTTTGGCATATGCACGGTCATGATCAAGAAGCATCGGGGGGAGCGCATCGTCTGCGAGGATTCCACGGTCATTCAGGATGGGGATCTGGTAGGCGAGCTTCATTTGGATAATGAGACGGTGCTGAAGCTCATTCGAGCAGAAGGGCCGGACCGCGCGGCCCTGAAGATTGCGAGACTTGGAAGAAAATCCATGCAGCAGATTAGCCGGGCTTACGAAAGCCAGTCCGAGTTCAGCGAGGTTAACGCATTGGTCGGGATTACGCTGCTTCACCGGGGATTAACGCATGGACTTGGTTTTGAGCATCAAGCAATGAAACCGGATCTGTTCCAGAAGCTGACCACTTCCTATCTGCGCATGCTGTTGTCCGTGATGCACCCGGAGGGGAAGAGCCGCATCGATCGAAGAACCGAATTGCTCGTACCGATGAAGTTGATTCATACCCGATCCTCTTTAAGGAAGCGATTTTCGATGGGAGATCGGAGACAGCCACATGAAGAGGGGAACGCGGCCTTCGTATCGGCTGCGGTAGAAGGTTGA
- a CDS encoding alcohol acetyltransferase: MEEWYKLDHAGKLFPAVAGRENSSTYRLSMMLTSRVKPSVLQEALDSVIKRFPLLNVELRNGLFWKFLREKETRLTVEPESAYPCAPVTLSHENGSLVRVLYYGSKISVEIFHALTDGGGALEFLKTLVFQYLSLLGEDVEDKEGLILPPASFARYAEAQDSFQAHYTSATPDARMQDALQIPGTRFSPYGHNVIHGMVHASRLNAAAKQKGATLTAYLTAILIMAVYDTTLPFNKDNRPVVISMPVNLRKMFPSSSLRNFFAVINIGVQLKEGMTFEQVLEIVHAQMKEKTTKSYLSQAMAGSMKYEKNLFSRFTPLKLKDLAIRYGFDHFGEEAKTLTLTNLGRVDIPASMASQIEAMETTMYPTAKSPMNCAVSSINDQLTITFARNIVESDVIMRFFRQLASLSDLDITIVSNDWGMGA; encoded by the coding sequence ATGGAAGAATGGTATAAACTTGACCACGCGGGAAAGCTGTTCCCCGCGGTTGCGGGGAGGGAGAACTCATCCACCTACCGGCTGTCGATGATGCTGACAAGCCGGGTGAAACCATCGGTTTTGCAAGAGGCGCTCGATAGCGTGATTAAGAGATTTCCTCTACTCAATGTCGAGCTAAGAAACGGACTGTTCTGGAAATTTCTGCGGGAGAAGGAGACACGCTTGACGGTGGAGCCGGAATCCGCCTATCCCTGTGCCCCCGTTACTCTTTCGCATGAGAACGGAAGCTTGGTAAGGGTTCTGTATTACGGCAGCAAGATCAGCGTGGAAATTTTTCATGCTCTAACGGACGGAGGAGGGGCATTGGAGTTCCTCAAAACCTTGGTATTCCAGTATTTATCTCTGCTCGGCGAGGACGTGGAGGACAAGGAAGGCCTGATTCTGCCGCCCGCTTCATTTGCCCGATATGCTGAAGCTCAAGATAGCTTTCAAGCGCATTATACTTCGGCCACTCCCGACGCCAGGATGCAGGATGCACTTCAAATTCCGGGCACCCGTTTCTCGCCTTATGGACACAACGTCATACACGGGATGGTTCACGCATCGCGGCTGAATGCGGCAGCCAAGCAGAAGGGAGCAACCCTTACCGCTTACCTGACGGCAATTTTGATTATGGCGGTTTACGATACCACACTGCCTTTCAATAAGGATAACCGTCCGGTCGTGATCAGCATGCCGGTGAACCTGCGAAAAATGTTCCCTTCCAGCAGCCTCCGCAACTTTTTTGCGGTCATCAACATTGGCGTGCAACTAAAGGAAGGCATGACATTCGAGCAGGTGCTCGAAATCGTTCATGCACAGATGAAAGAGAAAACGACCAAGTCTTATTTAAGCCAAGCGATGGCCGGCAGCATGAAGTACGAAAAAAACCTGTTTTCCCGATTCACGCCGCTGAAATTAAAGGATCTGGCAATCCGTTACGGCTTTGACCATTTCGGGGAAGAAGCCAAAACGCTTACGCTTACCAACCTAGGTCGAGTCGACATTCCAGCTAGCATGGCCTCGCAAATCGAGGCGATGGAAACCACGATGTATCCCACAGCCAAAAGTCCCATGAACTGTGCCGTCAGCTCGATCAACGATCAGCTCACCATCACGTTTGCGCGAAATATCGTCGAAAGCGATGTGATCATGCGCTTTTTTCGCCAGCTTGCCAGCCTAAGCGATTTGGACATTACGATTGTCAGCAATGATTGGGGGATGGGCGCATGA
- a CDS encoding DUF6320 domain-containing protein has product MRCENCGVSVDPAHQACPLCRRNVQGKDDKYLVSNSWYPVYEAAEEQHASSSLVSKWLTFLAVSVMVISVLINLLGNREVWWSLTLIPCVLYAWLSIRHTLMSGSHLGGKIIVQLLGLSGMLLWINVASGTSYWSTGYVIPFLMMAATLLITVICCSRKMGWREFAGYLLTLILLGIVPLLLYAVGMSHVLWTAVAAAVYALLTFGGMCLIADKGFRKEMKRRLHF; this is encoded by the coding sequence ATGAGATGCGAAAACTGTGGCGTATCCGTAGATCCGGCGCATCAAGCGTGTCCCTTATGCCGCAGGAATGTGCAAGGTAAAGATGATAAGTACCTCGTAAGTAATTCATGGTATCCCGTCTATGAGGCTGCGGAGGAGCAGCATGCGAGCAGCAGTCTTGTATCCAAGTGGCTTACCTTTCTTGCGGTATCCGTCATGGTGATATCCGTCCTGATTAACCTACTTGGAAATCGCGAGGTATGGTGGAGTTTAACTCTCATACCCTGCGTGTTGTATGCGTGGCTGTCCATCAGGCATACCCTGATGTCCGGGTCGCATCTCGGCGGCAAAATTATCGTTCAGCTGCTCGGGCTGTCCGGTATGCTGCTGTGGATCAACGTGGCGTCGGGAACGTCTTACTGGTCGACCGGCTATGTCATTCCGTTCCTGATGATGGCGGCAACCTTGCTCATTACCGTTATATGCTGTTCGCGAAAAATGGGCTGGCGGGAGTTCGCAGGTTACTTATTAACTCTGATCCTTCTTGGTATCGTTCCCTTATTGCTGTATGCCGTTGGCATGTCGCATGTATTATGGACAGCCGTAGCTGCGGCGGTGTACGCCTTGCTGACATTCGGCGGGATGTGCCTGATTGCAGACAAGGGATTCCGCAAGGAAATGAAGCGCAGACTACATTTTTGA
- a CDS encoding GNAT family N-acetyltransferase, which yields MCAITVRSMADYERDVRGEVAEVFVNGYYKELSYFTRDRNMLENAFRTLFSPEVFYVAEVQGIIVGILACSHNGQRAMPVALAPLQDAFGGKTGELAYNVMKDEFNPALPYDDETGYIECVATTEKARGKGVSTALMKHVMTELPYRRYVLEVTDSNQTALRLYQKLGFREFKRISEDSDEKGFNDRIYMEWTKSAPRG from the coding sequence ATGTGCGCGATCACGGTTAGAAGCATGGCCGATTACGAACGCGATGTTCGCGGCGAAGTGGCCGAGGTGTTTGTTAACGGGTATTATAAGGAGTTGTCTTATTTCACCCGAGACCGGAACATGCTGGAGAACGCCTTCCGGACGTTGTTCAGCCCGGAGGTGTTTTATGTGGCGGAGGTCCAGGGAATCATAGTCGGAATCTTGGCTTGTTCCCATAATGGGCAGCGGGCCATGCCGGTCGCGTTAGCCCCGCTTCAGGATGCTTTTGGAGGCAAGACGGGAGAGCTTGCATATAACGTCATGAAGGACGAATTCAACCCGGCATTGCCCTATGATGACGAGACCGGATATATCGAATGCGTGGCCACAACCGAAAAAGCACGCGGCAAAGGCGTATCAACCGCTTTGATGAAACACGTCATGACGGAGCTGCCATACAGGCGTTACGTTCTGGAAGTGACGGACAGCAACCAAACCGCGCTTCGATTATATCAGAAATTAGGATTTCGGGAGTTTAAGCGTATATCCGAGGACTCGGATGAGAAAGGCTTCAACGACCGGATTTATATGGAGTGGACCAAATCGGCTCCACGCGGTTAG